Proteins co-encoded in one Gracilimonas sp. genomic window:
- a CDS encoding helicase-related protein, which produces MNTHFFTNKKGNTLLKKFEGIFEHVDIKKFDALVGYLRASGYFRVRKFIDEVEEVRILVGIDVDHLISEAARKGLEFNFNTNVTRTEFLSEVRRDIENADYSKKVEDGIIQFVQDIVDKKVQIKAHPSKKLHSKIYIFRPENYNEHNSGFVITGSSNMTSAGLEKNFEFNVQLDRFGDVEFARETFQDLWDEGIDILPKSIEELTEKTFLNDSFTPFEIYIKFLMEYFGQSIEYDPESITDLPRGYKKLHYQVDAVNDGYNKLMHHNGFILADVVGLGKTIVASIIAKKFYFSNGYRTKILVVYPPALENNWRETIRDFEVPNVDFITNGSLHKIRYPEDYDLIIVDEAHKFRSDEAQMFTQLQKLCKTPRKRPGTDGSREKKVILVTATPLNNKPQDIRNLLYLFQDAKDSSLEVKNLQSFFRPLIDEYKKLKKERDNTKIKKGVKKIYETIRNKILEPIIVRRTRTDIMKTEEYRKDMAEQGMTFPDIKPPKPILYQLDPKLNELYDKTMQLLKYTDTGLKYYRYQAIRFLPKKAQEKFFNNQAEVISDQLAILMKSLLVKRLDSSFHAFYKSLERYRRNNSAMLKMLENGKVYIAPKLDIADYILNQNDKTEDELEEMLNDPEDDTDILVFEIDDFDKRYKPGVKNDQEILDELTDRWSKITYDPKLDTFLDELKNTFMSSEINDQQKLVVFSESKETIDYLSKKMKEHGIQKVLTVDGDNQKDRAPLIRENFDANIPITEQKDEYNIVITTEVLAEGVNLHRSNVIVNYDIPWNSTKLMQRIGRVNRVGTQSDTIHIFNFYPTKEADSEIDLNQKAFLKLQAFHTALGEDSQIYTDEEEYDSFGLFERVPEEERDERLVYLNFLRRLRDEDPDTYNKIRSSVPLRARTGRKDKTRKLSTLTYLKNEKRDAFYYIDAKGELEELTFVEAARLFEAKVTEKGTKLHDQHHEQVSSAVQSFKAGLQKRALETSSGNKLGPNEKKAIGILKMQSNTEFASEEDKELLKKAREAVAVGKFQKLPREVNKLFKKVKELKGSEFHQNLIKILNSYPLLENEKSEFEPEQEERTNSPLEPKIIISESFTV; this is translated from the coding sequence ATGAACACCCACTTTTTCACCAATAAAAAAGGGAATACCCTGCTCAAGAAATTTGAGGGGATTTTTGAACACGTTGATATCAAAAAGTTTGATGCGCTGGTGGGGTACCTCAGAGCTTCCGGCTATTTTCGGGTGCGGAAGTTTATTGATGAAGTGGAGGAAGTTCGCATTTTGGTTGGGATTGATGTCGATCACCTGATCAGTGAGGCAGCCCGAAAGGGATTGGAGTTCAATTTCAATACTAACGTAACACGAACTGAGTTTTTATCTGAGGTCCGCAGGGATATTGAAAATGCTGATTACAGCAAAAAGGTTGAAGATGGTATCATCCAGTTTGTTCAGGATATCGTGGATAAGAAAGTGCAGATCAAAGCTCATCCTAGTAAGAAGCTACACTCCAAGATCTACATTTTCCGGCCAGAGAATTATAACGAGCACAACTCAGGGTTTGTGATCACTGGCTCCAGTAATATGACCTCAGCCGGACTGGAAAAGAATTTTGAATTTAATGTGCAGTTAGACCGCTTTGGGGATGTTGAGTTTGCAAGAGAGACGTTTCAAGATTTATGGGATGAAGGCATTGATATCTTGCCAAAATCCATTGAAGAGCTAACTGAAAAAACCTTCCTGAATGATTCATTCACTCCCTTTGAGATCTACATTAAATTTTTGATGGAGTATTTCGGGCAGAGTATTGAATACGATCCCGAATCCATTACCGATTTGCCTCGAGGCTATAAGAAACTTCATTATCAGGTGGATGCCGTAAATGATGGCTATAATAAACTCATGCATCACAATGGGTTTATTCTGGCGGATGTGGTTGGGCTTGGGAAAACCATTGTAGCCAGTATTATTGCTAAGAAATTCTATTTTAGCAACGGCTATCGGACCAAAATTTTGGTGGTTTATCCTCCTGCTTTAGAGAATAACTGGCGGGAGACGATCCGGGATTTTGAAGTGCCCAATGTAGATTTTATCACCAATGGCAGCCTTCATAAAATCCGATATCCGGAAGATTATGATCTGATTATTGTGGATGAGGCCCACAAGTTTCGCAGTGATGAAGCCCAGATGTTTACGCAGTTGCAGAAGCTCTGTAAAACACCCCGAAAACGACCTGGAACCGACGGAAGCCGAGAAAAGAAAGTGATCTTGGTTACGGCTACTCCATTGAATAATAAACCACAGGATATCCGAAACCTGCTTTATCTGTTTCAGGATGCCAAAGATTCTTCCCTTGAGGTAAAGAACCTACAAAGCTTTTTCCGTCCGTTGATTGATGAGTATAAGAAGCTCAAAAAGGAACGGGATAACACCAAGATCAAAAAGGGGGTTAAGAAAATCTACGAGACTATTCGGAATAAGATATTAGAGCCCATCATTGTACGCCGGACTCGTACCGATATCATGAAGACGGAAGAGTACCGAAAGGATATGGCGGAGCAGGGCATGACTTTCCCTGATATAAAGCCTCCGAAACCGATACTCTACCAGCTCGACCCAAAACTGAATGAGCTGTATGACAAAACCATGCAGTTGCTTAAATACACGGATACTGGTTTAAAATACTATCGTTATCAGGCGATTCGATTTTTGCCGAAAAAAGCGCAAGAAAAGTTCTTCAATAATCAGGCGGAAGTGATTTCCGATCAGCTGGCAATTTTGATGAAGAGTCTATTGGTAAAGCGACTGGATAGCAGTTTTCATGCTTTTTATAAATCACTGGAACGGTATCGGAGAAATAACTCGGCTATGCTGAAAATGCTGGAGAACGGTAAGGTTTATATAGCGCCAAAGCTGGATATTGCCGACTACATCCTCAACCAAAATGATAAAACCGAGGATGAATTAGAGGAGATGCTCAATGATCCGGAAGATGACACTGATATCCTGGTTTTTGAAATCGATGATTTTGACAAGCGTTATAAGCCGGGGGTTAAAAACGATCAAGAAATTCTGGATGAGCTAACCGACCGCTGGAGTAAAATTACCTATGATCCCAAGCTGGATACCTTTTTGGATGAGCTCAAAAATACCTTCATGAGCAGTGAAATTAATGATCAGCAAAAGCTGGTTGTGTTTTCAGAATCGAAGGAAACCATTGATTATCTATCCAAAAAAATGAAAGAGCATGGCATTCAAAAAGTGCTGACGGTGGATGGTGATAACCAAAAAGACCGTGCTCCGCTGATTCGTGAAAACTTTGACGCCAACATCCCGATCACCGAACAAAAAGATGAATACAATATTGTCATTACCACGGAAGTGTTGGCAGAGGGTGTAAACCTACATCGTTCCAATGTGATTGTGAATTACGACATCCCCTGGAATTCCACAAAGCTGATGCAGCGCATTGGCCGGGTGAATCGGGTGGGAACGCAGTCCGATACCATTCATATCTTCAACTTTTATCCTACGAAAGAAGCTGATAGTGAGATCGACCTGAATCAAAAAGCCTTCCTGAAGCTGCAGGCTTTTCATACCGCACTGGGTGAGGACAGTCAGATTTATACTGATGAAGAGGAATATGATTCCTTTGGATTGTTTGAACGTGTGCCGGAAGAAGAACGGGATGAACGCTTGGTGTACCTGAACTTCCTCCGGCGTTTGCGGGATGAAGACCCGGATACTTACAACAAAATTCGATCCTCGGTTCCACTCAGAGCCCGAACCGGCCGGAAGGATAAAACCAGAAAGCTCAGCACGCTCACTTATCTGAAAAACGAGAAGCGGGATGCCTTCTATTATATTGATGCGAAGGGCGAACTGGAAGAACTCACCTTTGTGGAAGCAGCCCGATTGTTTGAAGCCAAAGTCACGGAGAAAGGAACCAAGCTTCACGACCAACACCACGAGCAAGTAAGTTCTGCCGTACAATCGTTTAAAGCAGGACTTCAAAAACGAGCCCTGGAAACTTCCTCAGGAAATAAACTGGGACCCAATGAAAAGAAAGCCATTGGTATTTTGAAGATGCAGTCCAATACGGAATTTGCTTCAGAGGAAGACAAGGAGCTGCTTAAAAAAGCACGGGAAGCCGTTGCCGTTGGGAAATTTCAGAAATTGCCACGTGAAGTGAACAAACTGTTCAAAAAAGTGAAAGAGTTGAAAGGCTCGGAATTTCATCAAAACCTAATCAAGATCCTGAATTCCTATCCTCTGCTGGAAAATGAGAAGTCAGAATTTGAACCGGAGCAAGAAGAACGAACAAATTCACCGCTGGAACCAAAAATTATCATTTCGGAATCATTTACAGTTTAA
- a CDS encoding zincin-like metallopeptidase domain-containing protein, which yields MTWEEKIAYHKNRSNQIAQSIIEQIEEGVDKWEMPWHKGIPQAKNRVTGKFYGGNNLLILWDECQKKGYSQNVWATMRQWNQFGSGVQQGSKGTLVKFVIPQDDLEEYDQLELELADDETEDIDGFRIFFHYVFNIDQVTNNRINQIGLFQNQAPKFEQIEEFVLKTEAKIAHKGTRALYNVDKDQIIMPPKASFREVEGATSLENYYATLLHEIIHWTGHNSRCDRGMINKKGSPAYAFEELIAELGTAILTTQFSNKLTPRKGHAKYVNSWLRVLKHDFKYFVEALELSRTAIHWLFEKTGVFPYPLPEHYAREVKEELVKVLNEHMKTDVSDQWFEKVISSWDQLARVTQDKIQSLVDMDLKRKS from the coding sequence ATGACTTGGGAAGAAAAAATTGCTTACCACAAAAACAGAAGTAACCAAATAGCTCAATCTATTATAGAGCAAATTGAAGAAGGGGTTGATAAGTGGGAGATGCCTTGGCATAAAGGTATTCCACAAGCCAAAAATAGAGTGACCGGGAAATTTTATGGGGGTAATAACCTGCTGATTTTGTGGGATGAGTGTCAGAAAAAAGGTTACTCGCAAAATGTTTGGGCCACGATGAGGCAATGGAATCAGTTTGGTTCTGGTGTTCAGCAAGGCTCCAAGGGGACATTAGTAAAATTTGTGATCCCACAAGATGATCTCGAAGAATATGATCAATTAGAGTTAGAGCTTGCAGATGATGAAACTGAAGACATAGATGGGTTTAGAATCTTTTTTCACTATGTATTCAATATTGATCAGGTAACAAATAATCGAATCAACCAAATCGGTCTGTTCCAAAATCAAGCCCCAAAGTTTGAGCAGATTGAAGAATTTGTTTTAAAAACGGAAGCAAAGATTGCACACAAAGGTACAAGAGCATTATACAATGTTGATAAAGATCAAATTATAATGCCGCCAAAGGCCTCTTTTAGAGAGGTTGAAGGAGCTACGTCACTGGAAAACTATTATGCCACCTTGCTTCATGAAATTATTCATTGGACGGGGCATAATTCAAGGTGTGATCGTGGTATGATTAACAAGAAAGGTTCCCCGGCTTATGCTTTTGAAGAATTGATCGCTGAATTGGGGACTGCAATTTTAACAACACAGTTCAGTAATAAACTAACACCTCGCAAAGGTCACGCTAAGTATGTGAATAGTTGGTTAAGAGTCCTGAAGCATGATTTTAAATACTTTGTTGAGGCGCTAGAACTTTCGCGTACAGCCATTCATTGGTTATTTGAAAAGACAGGGGTTTTTCCCTATCCACTACCTGAACACTATGCAAGAGAAGTCAAGGAAGAGCTGGTCAAAGTTTTGAATGAACACATGAAAACTGATGTAAGTGATCAGTGGTTTGAAAAAGTTATCAGCTCTTGGGACCAATTAGCTAGGGTGACTCAGGACAAAATCCAATCACTTGTTGATATGGATCTAAAGAGAAAAAGCTAA
- a CDS encoding DUF3696 domain-containing protein, whose protein sequence is MIDTSFNKHIIENFKAYSDRQEIIIKPITLIFGTNNAGKSSLLKSLMYVHHFFKYKQSDLIEVQEGDEIIDYGGIHQIINYGAEGGKFRFGREIKVKGDINRDIFREIANTLNTAQITDLNLAFFKWEGDLKWEVEIDVKNFDATYITSVELLFNDIKGEVSILSDNGVEKENFNFPETAKLKLAQDNENKPYLNLKEFSDGAEILIMSLLNKNIMKSETGNLLHLEISNLKKLIDSAEISITGDFLRIRQDGNFSEIYNWNERESELIKSDIHNFINDFFINPFNEIYPFRVRTTSYFGPLRAIPERIVNSTHIEDNAWYNLLEDDFGFEDYETGEETSYREIINMILTSEDRLNLNLEFVQETFKSNLNDHREIKNLALRNTISGHILSLRDVGTGLSQLLPIVVELISRFENDDIIIEQPELHLHPGLQSKFGRLLSYTFRPNRNIIMETHSEHIIKSLQLEVTKYHTSDGEQGISKDDIAILYVSNKEGGAHVREMKLDESGAFTEPWPDDFFELSADLTMERLKSRYKSMN, encoded by the coding sequence ATGATTGATACATCCTTTAATAAACATATAATTGAAAACTTTAAAGCTTATAGTGACAGACAAGAAATAATAATTAAACCGATTACTCTGATTTTTGGAACTAATAATGCGGGTAAGTCTAGTTTACTGAAAAGCCTGATGTATGTGCATCACTTTTTTAAGTATAAACAATCAGATTTAATAGAGGTGCAAGAAGGAGATGAAATAATAGACTATGGAGGTATTCATCAGATAATAAACTATGGTGCTGAAGGTGGTAAATTCAGATTTGGCAGAGAGATTAAAGTTAAGGGAGATATAAATAGAGATATTTTTAGGGAAATAGCTAATACCTTAAATACAGCGCAAATAACGGATTTAAATCTTGCCTTTTTTAAATGGGAAGGAGATTTAAAATGGGAGGTTGAAATAGACGTTAAAAACTTTGATGCAACTTATATCACATCTGTTGAATTATTATTTAATGATATAAAAGGGGAAGTATCAATATTAAGTGATAATGGGGTGGAAAAAGAGAATTTTAATTTCCCTGAGACAGCTAAACTTAAATTGGCTCAGGATAATGAAAATAAGCCATACTTAAATTTGAAAGAGTTTAGTGATGGGGCTGAGATATTAATTATGTCTTTGTTAAATAAAAACATCATGAAAAGTGAAACAGGGAATCTATTACATTTAGAAATTAGTAATCTAAAGAAGCTGATTGATAGCGCTGAAATTTCAATTACTGGTGATTTTTTACGTATACGACAAGATGGTAATTTTAGTGAAATATACAACTGGAATGAAAGGGAATCAGAACTTATAAAAAGTGATATACATAACTTTATCAATGATTTTTTTATTAACCCTTTTAACGAAATTTATCCTTTTAGAGTTAGGACGACTTCCTATTTTGGGCCACTTAGAGCAATACCAGAAAGGATTGTAAACAGCACACATATTGAAGATAATGCCTGGTACAATTTATTAGAAGATGATTTTGGGTTTGAAGATTACGAAACCGGCGAAGAAACTAGTTATAGAGAAATCATAAACATGATCCTTACTTCGGAAGATAGGTTGAATCTTAATCTTGAATTTGTTCAAGAGACATTTAAAAGTAATCTTAACGACCATCGTGAAATTAAAAACCTGGCTTTAAGAAATACAATAAGCGGACATATTCTTTCTCTTAGAGATGTAGGGACAGGATTAAGTCAATTATTACCGATAGTAGTTGAATTAATTTCAAGGTTTGAAAACGATGACATAATTATAGAACAACCTGAACTTCATCTGCACCCCGGTCTGCAATCTAAATTTGGTCGGTTATTGTCTTATACATTCAGGCCAAATCGTAACATCATAATGGAAACCCATAGTGAGCACATCATTAAATCCCTGCAACTGGAGGTAACCAAATATCATACTTCTGATGGAGAGCAAGGAATTTCTAAAGATGATATCGCCATCCTGTATGTATCAAATAAAGAGGGAGGGGCTCATGTGCGGGAAATGAAACTGGATGAAAGTGGAGCCTTCACGGAACCCTGGCCGGATGACTTTTTTGAACTATCGGCCGACCTGACCATGGAGCGGCTAAAGAGTCGTTATAAATCAATGAATTGA